Proteins encoded within one genomic window of Conchiformibius steedae:
- a CDS encoding type IV pilus assembly protein FimV — translation MDALTNPVVLGIVGAVVVLAVVGGVLFVVLKKRDGQDDDRRADANRSGRRTGASKRRENDDDDEPVRTPASRVKAGAKNTAEPAKQPERAAKTKAEEPLPAEDEAVLEETEEVAGDEWDWGSTSASSAVVDDTKVSVQDVDPLTEFNVYKQFGYVDKAAESLAAYLKNHPDKANDKNLVDELLDLWLQAKKTDEFSDALTQYQEMFDQAALAEYVKQGLALDANHLGLRVLAESRLGWSVKKTANEIGEQTEETPALPERPQLGLPNKQSEEAAQAAAKAARKELVSGNAPLAGVENEEKGTVLAFMQPEQSMKLLKGMLRYDVSNRYLNKAIRSSTKPAALLIDALTMDYKAKNLRSFIEHLWNLYYSLGNGGRQVKERMLGLGYSMMGEHPIFPLLETHAGDTAILREIGIRNGFIEASAAAKKGRHKSLVTEKVDVDNEPKTPAERVLKEAEFLLMYGQLDQSMDLLESAIREYPQEAQLYITLFDLYERAEEWARLGKLVQDLRTKVQTLPEEVVLAMSQLLQRFNNQGALGR, via the coding sequence ATGGATGCTTTAACCAATCCCGTGGTTTTGGGGATTGTCGGCGCCGTAGTGGTGTTGGCTGTGGTCGGCGGGGTTCTGTTTGTCGTGTTGAAAAAACGGGACGGACAGGACGATGACCGCCGTGCCGATGCAAACCGCAGCGGCCGCCGCACGGGAGCGTCCAAACGTCGTGAAAACGATGATGATGACGAACCTGTACGCACCCCCGCATCTAGGGTAAAGGCAGGGGCGAAAAACACAGCAGAGCCTGCCAAGCAGCCCGAACGTGCCGCAAAAACCAAAGCGGAAGAGCCGCTGCCTGCCGAAGATGAAGCCGTTTTAGAAGAAACGGAAGAAGTGGCGGGCGACGAATGGGACTGGGGTAGCACGTCGGCATCCAGCGCAGTGGTGGACGATACCAAAGTATCAGTGCAGGATGTGGATCCGCTAACCGAATTTAATGTGTACAAACAATTTGGTTATGTGGACAAAGCCGCCGAATCGCTGGCGGCTTATTTGAAAAATCATCCCGATAAGGCAAACGATAAAAATTTGGTGGACGAACTGCTGGATTTGTGGCTGCAGGCGAAAAAAACCGACGAGTTTTCCGATGCATTGACACAATATCAGGAAATGTTTGACCAAGCGGCGTTGGCAGAATATGTCAAACAAGGTTTGGCGCTGGATGCCAACCATTTGGGTTTGCGCGTGTTGGCAGAATCGCGTTTGGGTTGGTCGGTGAAAAAAACCGCCAACGAAATCGGCGAGCAAACCGAAGAAACACCCGCCTTGCCAGAACGCCCGCAATTGGGTCTGCCTAACAAACAGTCCGAAGAAGCCGCACAAGCCGCTGCCAAAGCTGCGCGTAAAGAGCTGGTGTCGGGCAATGCGCCTTTGGCGGGGGTGGAAAACGAAGAAAAAGGCACGGTATTGGCGTTTATGCAGCCCGAACAAAGCATGAAACTGCTGAAAGGCATGCTGCGGTACGATGTGTCCAACCGCTATCTGAACAAAGCCATCCGCTCGTCCACCAAACCTGCTGCGCTGCTGATTGATGCGCTGACTATGGACTATAAAGCCAAAAACCTGCGCAGTTTTATCGAGCATTTGTGGAATTTGTACTACAGCTTGGGCAATGGCGGACGTCAGGTAAAAGAGCGTATGTTGGGTTTGGGTTACAGCATGATGGGCGAACATCCGATTTTCCCTTTGTTGGAAACCCACGCGGGCGATACAGCGATTTTGCGTGAAATCGGTATCCGTAACGGCTTTATCGAGGCCAGTGCCGCTGCCAAAAAAGGTCGCCATAAGAGCTTGGTAACCGAAAAAGTGGATGTGGACAACGAGCCCAAAACCCCCGCCGAACGCGTACTCAAAGAAGCGGAATTCCTGCTTATGTACGGTCAGTTGGACCAATCGATGGATTTGCTGGAATCGGCAATCCGCGAATACCCGCAAGAAGCACAACTGTACATTACCTTGTTCGATTTGTACGAGCGTGCCGAAGAATGGGCGCGTTTGGGCAAACTGGTTCAGGATTTGCGTACTAAGGTTCAAACCTTGCCTGAAGAAGTGGTGCTGGCAATGAGCCAGTTGCTGCAGCGTTTTAACAACCAAGGTGCTTTAGGACGGTAA